One part of the Mesorhizobium sp. M4B.F.Ca.ET.058.02.1.1 genome encodes these proteins:
- a CDS encoding Gfo/Idh/MocA family oxidoreductase, with protein sequence MPSNKGPIKLGIVGVGKIVRDQHLPALAKDSDYQLIAAASRHGKVDGIPNFPTIEAMLDAVPDLDAVSLCMPPQFRYDAARAALEAGKHVFLEKPPGATVSEVEDLKRIAGKHGVSLFASWHSRYAPAVEAAREFLASARISSAAIIWKEDVRRWHPNQEWIWAPGGFGVFDPGINALSIATHILPAMFITSAVLDFPENRASPVAAHVAFRTSNGVPVTMELDWLQTGPQSWDILAETDKGKIVLSGGGAKLAIDGKIVHDEPEAEYPMLYQRFAEIVRAGTSDVDLAPLQHVADAFMLGKRNVVEAFFD encoded by the coding sequence ATGCCCTCGAACAAAGGTCCCATCAAGCTCGGCATCGTTGGCGTGGGCAAGATCGTCCGCGACCAGCATCTTCCGGCCCTGGCGAAAGACAGCGACTACCAGCTCATCGCCGCCGCCAGCCGGCACGGCAAGGTCGACGGCATCCCGAACTTTCCGACCATCGAGGCAATGCTCGACGCCGTGCCGGACCTCGACGCCGTCTCGCTCTGCATGCCGCCCCAGTTCCGTTACGATGCCGCGCGCGCAGCGCTCGAAGCCGGGAAGCATGTCTTCCTGGAGAAGCCGCCGGGCGCCACCGTCAGCGAGGTCGAGGACCTGAAGAGGATCGCCGGCAAGCATGGCGTTTCTCTCTTCGCCAGTTGGCACTCACGCTACGCGCCGGCGGTCGAGGCCGCGCGCGAGTTCCTGGCCTCGGCCAGGATCAGCTCGGCGGCGATCATCTGGAAGGAAGACGTGCGCCGCTGGCACCCGAACCAGGAATGGATCTGGGCGCCGGGCGGCTTTGGCGTCTTCGATCCGGGCATCAACGCGCTGTCGATCGCCACCCACATCCTGCCGGCGATGTTCATTACCTCGGCGGTTCTCGATTTTCCGGAGAATCGCGCATCGCCGGTTGCCGCGCATGTCGCCTTCCGCACCTCGAATGGAGTGCCGGTGACGATGGAGCTCGACTGGCTGCAGACCGGTCCGCAGAGCTGGGACATCCTGGCCGAGACCGACAAGGGCAAGATTGTGCTTTCAGGCGGCGGCGCCAAGCTCGCCATCGACGGCAAGATCGTCCACGACGAGCCGGAAGCTGAATATCCGATGCTCTACCAGCGCTTCGCCGAGATCGTTCGCGCCGGGACGTCCGACGTCGATCTCGCGCCGTTACAGCACGTCGCCGACGCCTTCATGCTCGGCAAGCGCAACGTGGTCGAGGCGTTCTTCGATTGA
- a CDS encoding transcriptional regulator, with protein MNDNEERPVTIITGRVWKKKGGKPEGVHVMLVAPDDDSAVRKALDSLAAEGYAEAELDQIGDMDGAPDDEPHLSAYQGALEGEVSIITFDEPI; from the coding sequence GTGAACGACAATGAGGAACGCCCGGTCACCATCATCACCGGCCGTGTCTGGAAGAAGAAAGGCGGCAAGCCGGAAGGCGTCCATGTGATGCTTGTGGCGCCCGACGACGATTCGGCGGTGCGCAAGGCGCTCGATTCGCTCGCCGCGGAAGGCTATGCCGAGGCCGAACTCGACCAGATCGGCGACATGGACGGCGCGCCCGATGACGAGCCGCATCTGTCGGCCTACCAGGGCGCGCTCGAAGGCGAAGTGTCGATCATCACGTTCGACGAGCCGATCTGA